From Paraflavitalea devenefica, the proteins below share one genomic window:
- a CDS encoding SusD/RagB family nutrient-binding outer membrane lipoprotein, whose protein sequence is MKHVMNKISYVIISVSLLVASSCKKFLDVNKDPNNPTAMPAHNRLIGAITTTNGSSMWRGAREIAGTTQYGVTKLLTGTNRNAETWRFTASYFFWQNAYVFTMPNCVDLIVLGKKENNLHFAGAGQVLLALNLGMLTDQYGSIVASDFYNGEGQINLLPKMDDQPTVYRYIDSLLADAVTKFDGPNTTPLNFSGGDILFQGDVNKWKRFAWSLRARYMNHLSKKGNLYNSANIIAACQNGFNADGMDAQFPYLGTGQQTDQNPWASWGGFTSATDPRYFTWSQFFVNILTKFPVTETPFQDPRISRIMKPAASDAQYRGLRSGAGLAGGQDGTGTFTSENDYGRFSRSGYYTDSISPFPFITYSEVKLIQAEASLRGNDKAGALAAYREGVTANMRKLGVTAGDINAYWTAQDADGLSTHFDNLTQGLSHIMRQKYITQCLNPETWVDMRRMDYSTAIYGPSLRRPANLNTVIFDAANPNQWIRGMVYETNEQNRNPEAVGDNSERYRLLTPLWWDTP, encoded by the coding sequence ATGAAGCACGTAATGAATAAGATCAGTTATGTTATTATATCGGTGTCTTTGCTGGTTGCCAGTTCCTGTAAAAAGTTCCTGGATGTAAACAAAGACCCTAATAATCCTACGGCCATGCCGGCCCATAACCGGCTGATAGGCGCTATCACTACTACTAATGGTTCTTCCATGTGGAGAGGGGCCCGCGAAATAGCTGGCACGACACAATATGGGGTTACCAAACTGCTCACCGGTACCAACCGCAATGCAGAGACCTGGCGCTTTACCGCCAGCTATTTCTTCTGGCAGAATGCTTATGTATTCACCATGCCCAATTGTGTGGACCTGATCGTGCTGGGCAAGAAAGAGAACAACCTGCATTTTGCCGGCGCCGGCCAGGTGCTGCTGGCCTTGAACCTGGGTATGCTTACCGACCAGTACGGCTCTATTGTAGCCAGTGATTTTTATAATGGCGAAGGCCAGATCAACCTGCTGCCCAAAATGGACGATCAACCTACCGTATACCGCTATATTGATTCCTTGCTGGCAGATGCTGTTACCAAGTTTGATGGTCCCAATACCACGCCGTTGAATTTCAGTGGCGGTGATATTCTATTCCAGGGCGATGTAAATAAATGGAAGCGCTTTGCGTGGTCACTCCGCGCGAGGTATATGAACCACCTGTCTAAAAAAGGAAACCTGTACAACAGCGCCAATATTATTGCGGCCTGCCAGAATGGTTTTAATGCAGATGGTATGGATGCGCAATTCCCTTACCTGGGCACCGGACAGCAAACAGATCAAAACCCGTGGGCAAGCTGGGGTGGTTTTACGAGTGCTACTGATCCGCGCTATTTTACCTGGTCGCAGTTCTTTGTGAATATACTGACGAAGTTCCCGGTGACGGAAACGCCTTTCCAGGACCCACGCATCAGCCGTATTATGAAGCCTGCCGCTTCAGACGCACAATACCGTGGCCTGCGGTCCGGCGCGGGGCTGGCTGGCGGACAGGATGGCACCGGTACTTTCACCAGTGAGAATGACTATGGCCGTTTTAGCAGAAGCGGTTATTACACAGATAGTATTTCGCCATTCCCTTTTATTACTTATTCAGAAGTGAAGCTGATACAAGCGGAAGCAAGTCTGCGGGGAAATGATAAAGCGGGCGCCCTGGCCGCTTACCGGGAGGGCGTAACAGCCAATATGCGCAAGCTGGGTGTAACTGCCGGAGACATCAATGCCTATTGGACTGCCCAGGATGCTGATGGGCTGAGCACGCATTTTGATAACCTTACACAGGGACTGAGCCATATTATGCGGCAGAAGTATATTACGCAATGCCTCAATCCTGAAACCTGGGTGGATATGCGGCGCATGGATTACAGTACGGCTATTTATGGCCCATCACTCAGGCGACCTGCGAATCTCAACACAGTGATCTTTGATGCTGCCAATCCCAATCAATGGATACGCGGCATGGTGTATGAAACGAATGAACAGAACCGCAATCCGGAAGCAGTGGGTGATAATTCAGAAAGGTACCGGCTGCTGACACCATTGTGGTGGGATACGCCTTAG
- a CDS encoding glycoside hydrolase family 130 protein codes for MLLPAIGKKRVWLLGLLLLIVVLPAWSQSTATKNSQWPLGNFIRPPHVNPVIAPDSITRFWCPMNEKQVDWESNDTFNPAAIAKDGTLYVLYRAEDKYGIGIGFRTSRIGLAASKDGLTFTRRPAPVLYPDKDAQKEMEWPGGCEDPRIAVTEEGTYVVLYTQWNRKVPRIGVATSRDLINWTKHGPAFKKAHGGKFFNTPTKSASIITTLKNGKLVIAKIHGKYHLYWGEYKVSMATSTDLINWEPVLDEKGNLKTVIAPRKGYFDSDLTECGPPALLTDKGILLLYNGKNSKEGNGDPRYTPKSYCAGRVLMDANDPFKVIARDDQPFLVPSESFEKSGQYPAGTVFIEGLVYFNNKWFLYYGCADSRVAVAVYDPAAK; via the coding sequence ATGCTGTTACCTGCTATAGGAAAAAAACGAGTCTGGCTCCTGGGTCTTCTCTTGTTAATAGTTGTATTACCTGCCTGGTCGCAATCAACGGCAACAAAAAATAGTCAATGGCCGTTGGGCAACTTTATCCGGCCACCGCACGTGAACCCTGTTATTGCTCCCGATAGCATCACCCGTTTCTGGTGTCCTATGAATGAGAAGCAGGTCGACTGGGAATCCAATGACACCTTCAATCCTGCGGCTATTGCAAAGGATGGCACCCTGTATGTACTATACCGCGCAGAAGATAAATATGGGATAGGCATTGGTTTTCGTACATCACGCATTGGCCTCGCGGCCAGTAAAGATGGGCTCACATTCACCAGGCGGCCCGCACCGGTATTATATCCTGATAAAGATGCACAGAAAGAAATGGAATGGCCTGGAGGATGCGAAGACCCGCGTATAGCAGTAACGGAAGAGGGTACTTATGTTGTATTGTATACACAGTGGAACAGGAAGGTACCGCGTATTGGGGTGGCTACTTCACGCGATCTTATAAACTGGACCAAACATGGCCCTGCTTTCAAAAAAGCGCACGGGGGCAAATTCTTTAATACGCCTACCAAATCTGCGTCTATTATAACCACCCTGAAAAATGGTAAACTGGTCATTGCTAAAATACACGGTAAGTACCACCTGTATTGGGGTGAGTACAAGGTAAGCATGGCCACTTCTACCGATCTCATCAACTGGGAGCCGGTGCTGGATGAAAAAGGAAACCTCAAAACGGTCATTGCACCGCGGAAAGGTTACTTTGATAGTGATCTTACCGAGTGTGGCCCACCGGCGCTGTTAACCGATAAAGGTATCTTGTTATTGTACAATGGTAAGAACAGCAAAGAAGGCAATGGCGATCCACGGTATACGCCCAAAAGCTATTGCGCCGGCCGGGTGCTCATGGATGCTAATGATCCGTTCAAAGTAATAGCGCGTGATGATCAGCCTTTCCTGGTGCCTTCGGAAAGCTTTGAAAAGAGCGGCCAGTATCCGGCCGGTACCGTGTTTATAGAAGGGCTTGTTTATTTCAACAACAAATGGTTCCTCTATTACGGCTGCGCCGATTCCCGTGTGGCAGTAGCCGTCTACGATCCGGCAGCAAAATAA